The following proteins are encoded in a genomic region of Desulfobacteraceae bacterium:
- a CDS encoding SLBB domain-containing protein: MPTAEKATVQDRFEALRTAAEAHQRACNPDHRPTIQIGLATCGIASGALETKAAFEEALAERGIAACIHTVGCVGHCYAEPVVVIDHPESGFPPIFYPQVTPGKAKMLTHLFLEEGDPRFEHLLGATIPNDLIPSVTDFARFNREARVVMAHCGRIDPGEIREYLAAGGYAALAQALQTPPEDIITTVATAGLRGRGGAGFPAARKWRLARSSPDPVRWVVCNADEGDPGAYMDRTLLESTPHQILEGIAICAYAVGSQRALVYVRAEYPLAVTTITSAIAQARAMGLLGADILGSGFNLEVEIFQGSGAFVCGEETALIRSVAGYRGMPHPRPPFPAEKGIDGHPTIINNVKTLAALPPIIGNGADWYRGMGTADSPGTAIFSVVGDVLHPGLVEIPMGTSLRTLIFDICGGIPNKKQFKAVQIGGPSGGCLPAEFLDTPIDFDSLQSAGAMMGSGGMVVMDEDTCMVDVARYFVDFTQKESCGKCTFCRIGTWHLLEILTRITRGEGREGDLETLETLAEDIKAGSLCGLGKTAPNPVLTTLRYFRDEYEAHIREKRCPACVCRPLTAFYIDLEKCARGCNVCEGCCPVEAVFITRQRKRAIDQEKCVKCGECLVACPPEYDAVRKVSPPGLAPVIARPPQDD, from the coding sequence ATGCCGACAGCTGAAAAGGCCACGGTGCAAGATCGCTTCGAGGCCCTGCGTACGGCCGCCGAGGCGCACCAGAGAGCGTGCAACCCGGACCACCGGCCCACCATCCAGATCGGCCTGGCCACCTGCGGAATCGCCTCGGGTGCCCTGGAGACCAAGGCCGCCTTCGAGGAGGCCCTGGCAGAGCGCGGGATCGCGGCTTGCATTCACACCGTCGGCTGCGTGGGCCACTGCTACGCCGAGCCGGTGGTGGTGATCGACCACCCCGAGTCGGGTTTCCCGCCGATTTTCTACCCCCAGGTCACCCCGGGCAAAGCCAAAATGCTGACCCACCTCTTTCTTGAGGAGGGCGACCCGCGCTTCGAGCATTTGCTGGGGGCCACGATCCCCAACGACCTGATTCCTTCGGTGACCGACTTCGCGCGCTTCAACCGCGAAGCCCGGGTGGTCATGGCGCACTGCGGCCGCATCGACCCCGGCGAGATCCGGGAATACCTGGCCGCCGGCGGCTACGCGGCCCTCGCCCAAGCCCTGCAAACCCCCCCGGAGGATATCATCACCACCGTCGCGACCGCCGGTCTGCGGGGCCGCGGTGGCGCCGGTTTCCCCGCCGCGCGCAAATGGCGGCTAGCCCGCAGCAGCCCCGACCCCGTCAGATGGGTGGTCTGCAACGCCGACGAGGGCGACCCCGGCGCCTACATGGACCGCACCCTGCTGGAGAGCACGCCCCACCAGATCCTGGAGGGCATCGCCATTTGCGCCTATGCCGTGGGATCCCAGCGCGCCCTGGTCTACGTGCGGGCGGAATACCCGCTGGCGGTCACGACCATCACCAGCGCTATTGCCCAGGCGCGCGCAATGGGGCTTTTGGGCGCCGATATCCTGGGCAGCGGCTTCAACCTCGAGGTGGAGATTTTCCAGGGGTCCGGCGCTTTCGTCTGCGGCGAGGAAACCGCCCTGATCCGTTCGGTGGCCGGCTACCGCGGCATGCCCCACCCCCGGCCGCCCTTTCCGGCCGAAAAAGGCATCGACGGCCATCCCACGATCATCAACAACGTCAAGACCCTGGCGGCCTTGCCGCCCATCATCGGCAACGGCGCGGACTGGTACCGGGGGATGGGAACCGCGGACAGCCCCGGCACGGCTATTTTTTCGGTGGTCGGCGATGTGCTTCACCCCGGCCTGGTGGAAATCCCCATGGGGACCTCCCTGCGCACCCTGATTTTCGATATCTGCGGCGGGATCCCCAACAAGAAGCAGTTCAAGGCGGTCCAGATCGGGGGCCCCTCGGGCGGCTGCCTGCCGGCAGAGTTCCTGGACACCCCCATCGATTTTGATTCCCTCCAGAGCGCCGGCGCGATGATGGGCTCCGGCGGCATGGTGGTGATGGACGAGGACACCTGCATGGTGGATGTGGCCCGCTATTTTGTGGACTTCACCCAGAAGGAGTCCTGCGGCAAATGCACCTTCTGCCGCATCGGCACCTGGCACCTGCTGGAGATCCTGACCCGCATCACGCGCGGCGAGGGACGCGAAGGGGACCTGGAGACCCTGGAAACCCTGGCCGAGGACATCAAGGCCGGCTCGCTCTGCGGGCTGGGGAAGACCGCGCCCAACCCGGTGCTCACCACCCTGCGCTATTTTCGCGACGAGTACGAAGCCCATATCCGCGAGAAGCGCTGCCCGGCCTGCGTCTGCCGGCCGCTGACGGCCTTTTACATCGACCTTGAGAAATGCGCCCGGGGCTGCAACGTCTGCGAGGGCTGCTGCCCGGTGGAGGCGGTTTTCATCACCCGTCAGCGCAA